The Cheilinus undulatus linkage group 17, ASM1832078v1, whole genome shotgun sequence genomic sequence AGCTTGTCCCCTTCATGGTTTTGGGGCCTGGAGATGATCACAGTTGTCATTGGGAGAGActaggtacaccctggactagtaGCCAGTCAGTGTCAGGGCTGAGATCTAGTGGAAAATTAGCATAGACATTTAGAGTCAATTAACACTGGACTGTGAGAGGATCCATGCAAGTGCTGAAATGAACAAAACCACTGCACCAACATGCAGTCAGATGTGTTGATAGCAACCAAAATGTAGTCATTGGGACAcacaaaagaatttaaaatgtaagaatttATAGGACATAAGGATAGGGATTCTGTGGCTTTGTATTACAAAGTGGGACTCCAACAGTTTTAGCCTTTTAATTTGTTATATTGTGCTGTTTTTGAAGCCACCTCCCTGACACTCGCAAtcaataatttgtgttttgttttatcagTATCTTTACATTTCAACTGGCTATTTATCTGTTATCATTCAAACTTTTTGTGTCCTCAGATCAGATGGAGTTTGAGGCCGCTCAGAAGAACGAGGCTGCTCAGATGAATGGTAAGTTCGACCAAAGTCCAGGAAAAATGATCTGACTTCTTAAACAAATAAACCTTTAACCCCAGAGTTGTTTCAGAGCTTCAGacaatttgaactttttttaaaaaaactttttctttcaAGTCACAGAAGAACAGAAGGAGGGTAGCCGCTACCTTGGTAAGGCATAGTAGACCCTACACACTTGACCTGattgaaaactaaaaaagttGATATTCTAATAACATCTTTAATTTCTCTAACATACAGAGTGGACTCAGGATGGATCTGGTAAGTTAGCCCTATGATAATCATCTAAACCAACATTTTTCAAAGTCATGCAGCTTTTCAAAATTTTTCCCACAGTGGAGGAACGTGTCAAAGCTGAAGACAGCAACACAAGTGAGAGAAAGCATCCTACAAGTTCTTACATGTGAGCTTTATGTACCTATATGAGATTCAACATTACATAACAGTGAAATCCTCCTCCATCCAACAGAGGGGGGCGGAAACACAGACACTGCTGCAGCACGTGTGGGTAAGTGAGGTCTTATTGTTCCTGGGTCGGCCTGTAGATGGCGACAAAGCACTGCTTGGAGAAGTTTTAAGTAAAGGACTGGATGTTAAAGCACACTGATATGTAAAATACCACAGTCTTGTGACTGAATGTTCTGCCCTCATACCCAGAGTCCTCTGAGTCCTCCGAGGAATCTGAAGGTGAGTATTTAACCTAGAGTTCTTTATCTAAGCAGTTTCTGTAAGCAAAGTAAGCTGATATTTCagaatttgtcattttttgatgacaatatctgtttttttttatattcaacAGGGAGAAAGAGACAGGGTAAGTTTTGTAAATCTACACTaaagaacaaaagaacaaaCTCAAACATTATTCTAAATATAAGCGACACTACTGACTGTTTCTTGGTTCTCTAAGCTCAGTTCCAATACACCCCTGGTCCCTACCACTACAACTAACTCTGTATTTTGCACGTTCAAAGTTCAGTCCAATATTCAATTTTTACTCCTACCACTCCATTTCAAGTGCCCCGTTGCCCATGAAACAACATCAAATTACATTGGACTGTTGTTGTAATTTGTAAACTATCTTTTATGAGAATTGCTATTGTACTCAGTTTAAAgtgtgcctctggaaaatctccaTTTGATAGGCCATGTGCTCCTAGCACTTAACTCTACCCCTCTTTTCCAATAAGAATCTAACCCTAACCGTTAGACGTGAATGTGCAAGCTCCAAAGGCCTCCTAATTTTTTTATTAGGAAACCAGAAAACTAGTGAAAAACCTGGCCTGCAAACctagtaaacagtctgcttacatgTACAAAAGAAAGCTTGCCCTCCACAAAGCCAACAAAGCTACATTTGATATGAAGgcaacacagctacacagctaacaaagctgacGAAGCTACATCAGCTACGAAAGATTCTTaaactacatagataatgtagctacatagcttgatctaatctaatctagaTGTAAAACTAATTAAGCTATGTCAACTACgttagcttatgctacatttaATCTGACTTTAGCTCTGTTAGTTGCATAGCTacgtaagctttagctacatttgcaaaagctCATGATGTCAGAGCTAAAGCAAACGctgctacattggcttatgttaCATTAACTACGTTGCTGGCATAGCTATGTCTAAAGCTAAGGGAGCTAAAGAAAACCATATTTCACATAACTTCATccaaaacaggtctatacataataaTTTAATCACAGATTtcacctctgaccttttttctgttgtatttaCAAATTGTTGTtagtctttaatgtttgcagtgtggttatttcatgaatgtaaccaCCATGTTCCTGCTTAAAGCTGAATTTTTACGACAGCTTCAAAAGTGTTGCTTTGactttagctactttagctagctatgttagctaactTTAGTTACATTAGTTACACAGCTTAAATTTCTTTAGCTACATCTGCAACAGCTCACATTGTTGAAACTAAAGCTAAAATTGCTTCATTGGCTTTTGTAGTATTGTATTACTAtgtagctagcaaagctaaCAACCTAAGCAGAGCCACTGTTTGCGTAACTACCTCTAAAATGGGTCTCTACaaaatttaatcccagattacaCCTCTGacctttctctgttttatttatgaaatgttgcttagtgtTTAACTGTTGCAGCGTGGTTACTTCataaatgtgactgacagatgtTTATTCGTAAagccacattttttaaagcatggtTGTGGCAAATTACATCtcttccattctgacagagacaaCATCCCACAGCAGTAGGGTGcaagagggggcatctgagatctgtggtctgtaGCCAGTCCTCTCTCTGATTCATCCATACTGTTTTAAGCCCAATTCACCCTTTGCCCCTACCACGTAATCCTACCCCCAAACTGGTCGTACACATGTGATTTCAAGCTAACTCTACAACAGTCATGGTGATATGTCAGCTCGCATTGTGTGACTGACTATTTCCAGTGTATGTCCATTGTGCACGATTTATGTGCTCATCATGTCCGGTCTATTAGTTGTGCCCGACCTGAGTTCTCTAACTGTTCATGTGACAGATGTCAGAGTTTTCTTAGAAGAAGAATTATTAAGATTAtgattaatttcatttattaaaaggAAGACACATTAACCAGGCATTCAGCTATTTTCATggtgatttaagatgctgttcagcagttttcaaagtcaaaaaatgccccaaagttGTGGAATCTGCTTGTGGTTTAGCATTCACAGTGCTAGCATGCAGTTGtaagaccaaaatatcaaacatgcaagAAAACCATCTGACCGGTTAGGAGCAGCTGGTTGAGCTGTGGTCAGCTGTTGTGTCACTCTGTATTTTACACGACAACATTCAGACTGAAAGTTGCCCAGACTTCCAGGTGCAACTCAAAAATTATGTCAGAATTGGCTGAAAACCGCAGTGTGTATGCCCGGCTTTATGTTGCTTGTGTTCAAGTCTAGAGGTGGGATTTCCTGAGTTCTTTTTTATGGAAAGGGGATGAGTGAAGTTCTAGAGCTACATGGTCCATCAAACAGAGATATTCCAGAGGCACTCTCCAAACCAAGTGCTACTGGAAATCTCCCAGAATACCTTGCAAATCATTTTCAAGATGGTTGCTTTAGTGTTAAAATAAGTGTGCCGATGTAACCATCTTATGTCACGATTCAgtgttgtttcaatgcattaTGGACTTTTTAATTTGAACAAGAATTTGAAAATATCACTTGAAGTAGAAATATCCAGTAGAGCTGTCATTTCTGTATGGGTAGATGCGGGTGGCACTTATTGGTGATGTATGGATTTCACCACTACCCCTTTAAAGGCCTATTTCAAGGTTTGAGCACCTTCCTGGCTGTTTCATGACATTTATGTGCTGGAAATGTAAAGTGATGATAGAGATTTAACTACCAGGGGAAACTAGACATGATCTCAACCTTGTTCCACACCTTTTGAGTGTATAAGAGCTGTCCTTCCCTGTccttttctaaataaaaagaaacatatgGTAGGGGAAGGGTTGGAGGCAATGAGTCTGTTTAGAGGAGCTAGGGGACACTTGAAATCCGCTTTCACACCACAGATAAACCTTGCCCATTCACTCCTAAATTGGCACTCTGTTGGCGAAGGCTGCCATGTAGGGAGGCcactggccatcagtattaactaatgacagatatatatatatcttatgCAGTATTGGGAGTGATTTGGGTTCTGGTCCAAAGACACATAGGCAGATCGGAGCTGGGACTGAACCTCTTACGATTAAGAGACAACTGACTCTACCAACTAAACCAGAGTTGCCTGAAAAGGGTAGGGATGGCACTCTGTAGGCcttgtttaacattttttcatggCAAAGATTCTTCTTAGATGAGTTATTTAACACTTACAGTATATGAAAGCAggaagagatttttttattaaatagaaAACACTACTTATACTATTAGTAAAGAGATAAACAGTTAGATTCTTCAGccagggacctccagcaggtaTTTGGTTGGATTTAGCTGAGCTCAAAgtggtcagcacctccaaatccgAGGCCATCGTCCTCTGCCACTAAACGGTGGATTGCTTCCTCCAGGTTGGGAGGGTGTCTTAggcccaagtgaaggagttcaagtatctagGGGTCTTACTTGTTCACAAGTAAGAGTAGAATGGACCACAAGATCAACAGGTGGATTGGCACAGCACAGGCAGTATTGTGGACGCTGTACCATACCACCGTGGTGATGAGggagcagagcctgaaggcaaaactctcaatttactggtCAATCTTTGTTCcgaccctcacctatggtcatgagctctgTGTAATGACCAAAAGCTGGAGCtggaagtagagctgctgctcctttgcctcaaaaggagccagttgaggtggttcaggcatctgatcaggatgacTCCTGGACCCCTGCCTgtggtcttccaggcacatccaactggaaGAAGACCCTGGGGTGGACCCAGACtagctggagggattatatatctcatctggcctgggaatgccttgaAATCCCACAGTaagaactggaaaatgttgctgaggAGAGGGATATCTGGGTGGACTTACTTAGTCTCCTGCCAACTCGACCCGGACACAGATAagcggaagaaaatggatggatggttaacAAATGGTGCTTTGTCCACAGAGGGCACCAGGATCTACAAATTAAAATCTCCTCACATATGCCTTAAATAATGATAAAGGATTTACTCCTTTTACTGTGCTTGTGGTTATTTTCTGTCTACTCCCCTGTCTTCCTAGAGCACCATGAGAAAGTGTCAGAGCCTGTGAGCAGTTCTGgtaagaacaagaaaaaaattcctttaaaatatctttataCTTCAGAAAACACTCAACTACTCACTTttattcaccatttttctcctctcttctgcAGATGAAAGCACTCAGGATTCAACCAAGGACCAAggtgaaaacttaaaaatgcctaaaaaagATCCATCTAAGTGTGTACATGTTTTTTAGTATTATCCATCATCTAAGTATCTCGGTTAGGAAGCAGTGGTTAACATTTTTTGAGGCAGGCTGAAAGTACCTGCTGAGGCACGATGTGGTGAACTGTTTTGAGCACGCCAAGTGAAAGTCAAATTGTAGGTTATGCaatgaagggaaaaaaggaaaacagagcCAGTCAAGGCCAGTCTGAGCTAGATTTAAATAGAGTTAAAAACCCTTTATGGGTCAGGTTCAAATCTAGAAAATAGTCAAATTCCCCCAAAGCAATTGCAATTTTCAGCCCAGCAGCTTGTAAAACAACCTCgtaagcatttttgtgtttaaatgtgcattaaaatCCTCAGATAAATGTTTTCTGGGGACATTTTTGTGTCACCACAGAAATGGAAGATCAGTCTGTGGCTTGACCTCGAAAAATAAGATGCAGGGTTTGTTTATTCCAACACAGTCCTCCTTGTATGAGTAAATGTAGGACATGAATCCAGGGCACTGTGAGGCGTCTGTCCCACAGGTGCTTATTGGGCTTGATTTATAACGTATCATCTGCTTCTGGATATTTTAAGAGCCAAGGATGCACTGTCCCTGCCCTAAAAGATGCagaaagttgaattttaaaactgATCAAACCCTGAAAATTCAAGGTTTTTAGAGAATAAAAAAGtattctttgtttctttgaagAATTAAACTGCTGAGAAAGAAAGGCTGACTGTGCTGGAGTAGAAAGGTGTAGCTGTAAATGTTAATCCTGCTGGGGTTGAGTGgggctggatttttttttttttttttgctgtagagCAGAAAAATGGTGCAGTCATCATTCATGAGGGCCTGCGCACGAGGAGTGAGTCATATCAGAGTAGAATAAAGACCACTGTGATTCATAAACTCGCTCGTGTTTGTCTGGAAAACTACTGAAttgtgtttataatgtaaagCTAGCGTAAAGGAAtcctctgtctgtctgcgtCACAGATGTACTGGAGTGAGAAAACGCAGCAGCATGTTGATACCAACGCTCCCTCATCACCCGGTGTCTGAGCTGCACCGAGCTTACCGTCAATAAAAGGGAACTATTAAACCTATCTGTAGTGACTGTGTGAAGCTTTTGTCGTTAAATAGGCTATGATTAAATATCATCATGGTGACtggtaaaaaaaagacaagcacAACACCtgtattttcccatttttattttttgtttttttatatccaCAAGTGTGAATTATAGTTATGTTGatgtgcattaaaaaaacaaaacaaaaactcctCTTTGGTACCTAAcgggaaaataaaacaattaaggCAACTAGAGCATCTACAGGTCTGAAATGCATTTTGTACTGCAGCCAAATGACCACACGTCGGTGGCATGCACATGTACGTCCACCCTCATTCAAACAGATCAGCTCAAACCATCACTGTTATACAACTTCCAGATTCAGCttcctgttcctctttaatttttaaaaccagCTTCTCAGGGCCGAGCGAGAGGGAAGAAACTAGAGCAACCCAAACTTCTGGACAGGTGCAAAAATTCCACGGAAAAATCAAACTGGGAAGTAGGTGATGAAAGGTTAGCAGGTGAGAAAACGAGGCTGAGACAGACCTAAAGCATTTAACCGCCAAGTATGATGCAATCAAGTTTTTACAGGAGACATAAGGTCATGTTTGGGAGAATTAGGTGACATTCTGCTGTTATGAAGCTCAAATTCAAGTAATAAAGTTATTTCAGGTAGCTAAGTCTACACTGAACTCAACTGGGAGACAAAAGAGACTCTGATATGCTAATTTAACCCAACGATTGTGCCTGAAGTGGCTTCCTTTATACGCTGATGACAGTATTTCATCTATAATTTCACAAGTAGGCATTTAGTGTGAACAGCTGTTAAGAAAACACACCAACCTTACAGTTTAAAGTCAACTTTGTTCCAGAACACCAGGGAGGAAGACAAACATCccaattaagaaaataaaaaggaagcCAGGTGAAAAATAGGTAATTTATAACAAATACTTGATTTCTGGGGggaatacacacaaacacacttttttaACCTAAAAATACTCCTTTGCAACTACATTATTTTGAGCATGTGTTATGACTAGAGTTACATCAGTAAAAGGCTAATACTGCATTTTAATTGTTCATTTCTTACTAAcatgtaaaacaaaattaaaacagcatGTTGTATATACATAAttgcaaagtaaaaaacaatGGAAGAATGaatagtagaaaaaaaatcagttgatGCTTTTTGATTAACTCTTTACAGAATGATATAAAAAAGCAAGTCAGAACAAAGAAATGCAAATTCCCCACTGTAAGTGAAGTGGCCCAACTGGAACAAACAGCAAATTCTATGTTGAAAATGATGCAGCCAAGAACCACAGGCCCATATCACAACTCATGTCAAACTTcgtttttttttgccttttcttccAATGTTGTTGGCTTGAGGTAAGCAATATATTTCGACCATCTGACTTTACTCCTCGTCTCCTGGTGCGCACTGGAGCGGTTTCTTTCTCCTCCCCCCTTGGCGGGGTGCAGCCGAACGCTCACAGGATGCCATAGAGGAAGACTGCCATGATGGCGGCGCTGATCAGGCCAGAGATGGGCACAGTCACGAACCAAGCCATGAAGATGTTTCTGAACAGGCGCCAGTCCACAGCCTTTCTGGAACGCAGCCATCCTACTGCAACCACAGAGCCCACCTAAAGACAGCACAGATGTTACATAACCTTCAACAACACCATCTTCCTTAAGCAGGGCACACTTGAGATATCAGGCAGACTTTTCAACTCTTCTGATGAAGtaaattcctgatttttttttttttaagatcctAGGGATTACTATCAAATCTTCCCTGATTTTCCTGTCATGTGAGGTAGGTTAGAAGTGATCTTATCAGTCTGGAAGAGCATAAGGTCAAGTATATACAGTCTGATGTCCTGTTTGAGAGGAACCCCAAGGGCACCTAGTTTATGATAGTGTGAAAATGGCACATCTTTATACAACTGGTTGTCAGAGGCTGGTAAAAGTATCATacaatttcaatgaaaataatcaaataccCTATACGTACCTCTGTTTAGGCATTTCATACCTTATTTAAAAACCGAAATATCTCTGTGTGAGGTCttgacaaataaaaatctgGCCATTTTTCACTCCCCAGTCTTGTGTGGCCAGGGACAGGGTTTAGTCTCTCCTTCTCAAAATTGGGGGTTCACCCCTGCTGGTCAACATGTCAGACTTGTGCAATCTTGTCATGCCATTTGCATGACAGATGATTGATATATGCAGAGTTCTACAGGTGGGACAGAAAGGGCTGAAGAAAGGAACTCAGCTTTTCTTCCCCAGCTCCCCATATTTTGTCCACCTCGCCTTTATTGATCTTGTCCCCAGTAACAAACTGCTGCTGATGAGAATCATGTCTAATTTCATAATTGAAAAAACGAGGGCTATCAAGAGTAATTGCATTAATTTTGATCAACTAAGAGCcagtttttgtatttactttttaaCCGCAAGTCTtgttgtccctttcagcactttggttaagccactgcggtgtctctctgcagccacagcttGCACTTAAGaaatcagacagctcagtggacaagtcaagtCATCTTAAGTCAATGTTCCCCCTTGTTCCTCAATGTTTCCTCTTAATccataaagttttttttcttcctgtggTTAAGTTAATGTCAAACTGTTTGAGCTACTtctaaaagcaggtctgtatacAAACAGATAATAGTATAAAATGAttcaaatacagttttaaatgcaaaagacTGGAATATCAAAAGTGTGTTCAAAGGATGCAATTAACCTCAGAAATTCAGAAAATAATCGCAATTagaatttgtgatcattttcaGTCCAAGTGAAAACTATTAAAAGTTAGAATAATCCTACTTAACATAGGAAAGATGGACCTACATGTCAATTATTCCTACCTGGTAGATTTGTCTCTAAATGTATGTAAAAGCACAAGCAAAGAAATGCTTAGGAATTAGCAGAATAGCATGTGGTCGCTGCCCTGTCCATTCCCATCCAGATCGTTAAAAAGAAGGGTTTGGTATTTAGGTTTAAAACAAAGATCATGAACATTATTTCAAAGAACTCAAAGAAGAATACCTGCAGATGCTTTGCAGCATTCACTGCAATAACACCTTTGTCTGTAGCCTAAGAACAGTTTTAATTTCCACCGTTAACAAACTCATGCAAAATATTAAACTGTGCCTGCGTCAAGAAGGTCCAACCTGGTTTTAGTATTTGATGCAAACATACTGAGGTCATTTTGtccataattttattttcaaaaacgcACATTACAGTATCATTTAATTTTGATTCCTTTTAAAGCCTAgtttcattttagtttcagctgaggaaataattctacattttgttaattttacttCATGACAACCTTGCCTAGCACAGACAACAGACATTGGGATTTTAACAGTAAACAAAGCAATAGTCAGGTGGGAAGTGAGCTGACTGAAGGAAGAAGCACAACcacaacaattaaaattgatataGCCTATATTAATGTTATATCTGTGACTTAATTCATGAGTTTGTTGATCAGTCTCAGCAATTTTTCAGTCCTCCTGCTAGCTGCCTGATGTGTTTGTTCATTTAAAGTTGTCTCTGACCATGAGACATGTTATGAGGTTTTTACAGTGAATGGAATCTTGTTGTGCAGTGTGTTGGATCTGATCTAACTGCTGCTCTTCAAGCACCTCAGgaacaaaactgttaaataattatttatcgTGTGAGGTTTCTTACATAACTAGCACCTTCTAAGATAGAAAACATCTTTTAGTGTCGAACAGGTATGGAATTTATTACTTAAATTATCTGTCTGCATGTTGTAAGTGTTAGATGTTATAATAGAGAAAGTGgctcaacattaaaaaaagtcttCCAGACAGTGTTCCTGTTTACTTTAGCTTCCCTCACACTAAAATGTCCCTTCCCCCGTGTCTAGTCTAGCTCCTAAACCGCAGTGTTTGACCAGCTTACCTTGCAGTGGGTAGTGGAAACAGGCAGGCCAATGTTGGAGGCGACCACGACAGTCAAGGCTGATGCCAGCTCGATGCTGAAACCActgcaggggaaaaaaacaacttgtgTCTCTCAATCATGTGTGAGCATGCTCTCTGGATTCAAAGAGTGTTAATGCCTTAAAAGGTTGTGGTTTTGAAGTTGAGGAGAAACAGGTTCTGAGCTGTTTGTGGAGTTTGTACCTTGAGGGAGTGATGGGGGTGAGGTCCTTGCCCATAGTCTGGATCACTCTGCGTCCCCAAACCCAGAGCCCAGCACAGATGCCAACACCACCGTACAGCAGCAGCCAGATGGGCGTGGGTGCGTTTGTAGTCACGCTACTCGTTTGGTACACCAACCACAGAGCTACCAACGGTCCAATGGCATTGCTGCGGGGGGGGAAGGTTGTTGAAATTACAACATCataccaaacaaacaaaatggttAATTTGTCCCGATGACATAATATGTTATGAGATCTGCATACCTGACGTCGTTTCCTCCATGGGCAAAGGATCCAAAGCAGGCAGTAAGAATCTGGAGGAACTGGAAGAGCGTAGATACTTCTGGTTTGTCAGCTTCAAGGCCGTCATCATCTAGAGAACTCTGGCTGCTACCTGCGTCTTCCTGCCCGATGTCTAGAGCCACATCGCCCTCTCCCAGACCTTCAGGGGTGGTGTGCTCAGCCACAGCATTGCAGTAGCTGGTGTAACTGTCCATACGCACGCGCTTCTTTTCTTGACCACCTGACCCTGGACCCTTATCGCCATCCTCACTGGCACGGAAGTCTGTGTCTTTGTGCTTAAAGTCTCCATGCATACCAATGATGGCCATGGTGTAGGAGGTGTAGCTGTTGTTGCGGCGAATGGGTCTGTCGTTCCCCTCACCCATGCAGTCCCCAACTTTGGCCAGGTGGAGCTTGTGTAGGAGGTCTTTGTAGAGGCCGGAATCTTTGTGGACCGTGTGGTACTGGCTGTAACCGTTACTGGGCATCTGTGCAGGCCGGTTGTTGAACTGGACCTGGTTGTTGAACTGGACCTGATTGGGGGAAGTTGCGGAGCCATTGCTTTGCTGGTTGTTGCACAGATTGTTTGACTGAACTTGTTTGGGGACTGCAGACAGAGATAATCAGAGAAGTTACGGTACACTATCAATCTAAATTACAAACTTTTAATACCATCTCAATGTACTGACATACCTCCATTTGAATTGCTGTTCTCTGTGTCGTCAGAATCGCCGATGTCAAATGCCACCTTACGTTCCTTGTTGTTCTCAACATCGTCAGAGTCTCCAATGTCAAACGCCACCCTGCGCTCCTCAGGGGCAGCCGGGGGCTGAGCA encodes the following:
- the LOC121525294 gene encoding uncharacterized protein LOC121525294 isoform X2 produces the protein MRFLVPLFVFLAVAAFHSALSASLESAEKEEAVAKHDGMTKLQEIDQMEFEAAQKNEAAQMNEEQKEGSRYLEWTQDGSVEERVKAEDSNTKGGGNTDTAAARVESSESSEESEGRKRQEHHEKVSEPVSSSDESTQDSTKDQDVLE
- the LOC121525294 gene encoding protein gar2-like isoform X1 yields the protein MRFLVPLFVFLAVAAFHSALSASLESAEKEEAVAKHDGMTKLQEIDQMEFEAAQKNEAAQMNVTEEQKEGSRYLEWTQDGSVEERVKAEDSNTKGGGNTDTAAARVESSESSEESEGRKRQEHHEKVSEPVSSSDESTQDSTKDQDVLE
- the slc20a1b gene encoding sodium-dependent phosphate transporter 1-B, with translation MVSTTATAIILTGTVGMVAQGPLTDYLWLLVVGFIIAFILAFSVGANDVANSFGTAVGSGVVTLRQACILATVFETLGSVLLGAKVSETIRKGIIDVSMYNGSEQVLMAGSISAMFGSAVWQLAASFLKLPISGTHCIVGATIGFSLVARGQQGVRWFELLRIVGSWFLSPLLSGIMSGIVFYFVRMFILQKKDPVPNGLKALPVFYAITMGINLFSIMFTGAPMLGFDKIPWWGVLLISLGLSVLTAIVVWFFVCPHLKKKIEGDIKSASPSESPLMEKRELKEAHCPILKQTSKETDTPGTPAVNQNQPAQPPAAPEERRVAFDIGDSDDVENNKERKVAFDIGDSDDTENSNSNGVPKQVQSNNLCNNQQSNGSATSPNQVQFNNQVQFNNRPAQMPSNGYSQYHTVHKDSGLYKDLLHKLHLAKVGDCMGEGNDRPIRRNNSYTSYTMAIIGMHGDFKHKDTDFRASEDGDKGPGSGGQEKKRVRMDSYTSYCNAVAEHTTPEGLGEGDVALDIGQEDAGSSQSSLDDDGLEADKPEVSTLFQFLQILTACFGSFAHGGNDVSNAIGPLVALWLVYQTSSVTTNAPTPIWLLLYGGVGICAGLWVWGRRVIQTMGKDLTPITPSSGFSIELASALTVVVASNIGLPVSTTHCKVGSVVAVGWLRSRKAVDWRLFRNIFMAWFVTVPISGLISAAIMAVFLYGIL